A window from Streptomyces sp. NBC_00335 encodes these proteins:
- a CDS encoding MFS transporter, which produces MTGPLDPRTAGRRYVTACVLYWFPVGLAVSPLILLFTERGMSLAAVAAFFVAHSVTAAVLELPTGGLSDVLGRRAVLAAAGLLNLTAFVLQGLGTAPWVLALGMALMGAGRALSSGPAEAWYVDTVHAHSGPDAELRTGLARGGSAISAALAAGTLLGGALPWLLARGDGLAAGLSRATSGLVLPLSTPPLLGAVVVTAFVLYVLAALPEPPRPPSTLRSVLHGIPATVAEGVRLGGRDPLIRRVLLSAAAAGGALAALELLTPGRAASFTGAPESGAMLYAVLACAGFLCSGLGSHLAPLTARLAGSGERAVLLGLGAGASGLLLLGATAAAAGPFALGLAILGYGLVYLGLGAAGPSQNELLHRRVPSAGRATALSVQSLAMQLTGALTVLLVGVLPRGPLPWLTGGAMLLAGALLWMRRVEPAASYATPAGAEGVEPV; this is translated from the coding sequence GTGACCGGCCCGCTGGACCCGCGCACCGCGGGACGCCGGTACGTGACCGCCTGCGTCCTCTACTGGTTCCCCGTGGGCCTGGCCGTCAGCCCGCTGATCCTGCTCTTCACCGAGCGCGGCATGTCCCTGGCCGCCGTCGCCGCGTTCTTCGTCGCGCACTCCGTGACCGCCGCCGTACTGGAACTGCCCACGGGCGGACTCTCCGACGTGCTCGGCCGCCGGGCCGTGCTGGCCGCGGCCGGCCTGCTGAACCTGACGGCCTTCGTCCTCCAGGGCCTGGGCACCGCGCCCTGGGTGCTCGCCCTCGGCATGGCCCTCATGGGCGCGGGACGCGCACTGTCCAGCGGGCCCGCCGAGGCCTGGTACGTGGACACGGTCCACGCCCACTCCGGCCCCGACGCCGAACTGCGCACCGGGCTGGCCCGCGGTGGCTCCGCGATCTCGGCCGCGCTCGCGGCGGGCACCCTGCTCGGGGGCGCGCTCCCCTGGCTGCTCGCCCGGGGCGACGGGCTCGCCGCCGGCCTGAGCCGGGCGACCTCCGGGCTGGTGCTCCCGCTCTCCACGCCCCCACTGCTGGGCGCGGTGGTGGTGACGGCCTTCGTGCTGTACGTCCTGGCGGCGCTCCCCGAGCCGCCCCGCCCGCCGAGCACCCTGCGCTCCGTACTCCACGGCATACCGGCCACCGTCGCCGAGGGCGTACGACTGGGCGGCCGCGACCCGCTGATCCGCCGGGTGCTGCTCAGCGCGGCGGCCGCGGGCGGCGCCCTCGCCGCCCTCGAACTGCTGACACCGGGCCGCGCCGCGTCGTTCACCGGGGCGCCCGAGTCCGGCGCCATGCTCTACGCCGTCCTCGCCTGCGCCGGCTTCCTCTGCTCGGGGCTCGGCAGCCACCTCGCACCCCTGACCGCCCGGCTCGCGGGCAGTGGCGAGCGCGCGGTCCTGCTGGGGCTGGGCGCAGGCGCGAGCGGACTGCTCCTGCTCGGCGCCACCGCGGCGGCCGCGGGCCCGTTCGCCCTGGGGCTCGCGATCCTCGGCTACGGCCTGGTGTACCTCGGCCTCGGCGCGGCGGGACCGAGCCAGAACGAGCTCCTGCACCGCCGGGTGCCGAGCGCGGGACGGGCCACGGCGCTGTCGGTCCAGTCCCTGGCCATGCAACTGACCGGGGCGCTCACCGTCCTGCTCGTCGGCGTGCTGCCGCGGGGACCGCTGCCCTGGCTGACGGGAGGCGCGATGCTGCTGGCGGGCGCCCTGCTGTGGATGCGGCGCGTCGAGCCCGCGGCCTCGTACGCGACTCCTGCGGGGGCGGAGGGCGTCGAGCCGGTGTAG
- a CDS encoding YoaK family protein: MTSTPPRRHGLLRPLAARLFPPEAAGAESPHGVLPPLLIVLTFVSGVVDAVSYLGLGHVFVANMTGNVVFLGFAIAGDRSLSAPDSLLAVGAFLAGAAAAGRLRRTTGAARMFAPLVAVQTVLVGGALALTALGAGPPGVIALLALGMGLQNAVVHRLAIPDLTTTVVTRALTGLAADPWGPGPLRRLVTVAALLLGALTGGVLTLRHGAVWAMVLAVALLACVTLSPRWDGTGR; this comes from the coding sequence ATGACCTCCACCCCACCCCGGCGACACGGGCTCCTGCGCCCGCTGGCCGCGCGGCTGTTCCCGCCGGAGGCGGCCGGCGCGGAGTCTCCCCACGGGGTGCTGCCGCCGCTGCTGATCGTCCTCACCTTCGTCAGCGGTGTGGTCGACGCGGTGAGCTACCTGGGCCTCGGGCACGTCTTCGTGGCCAATATGACCGGCAACGTGGTCTTCCTCGGCTTCGCGATCGCCGGGGACCGCTCCCTGTCCGCCCCGGACTCCCTGCTGGCCGTCGGCGCCTTCCTGGCCGGGGCCGCGGCCGCCGGACGGCTGCGGCGGACCACCGGGGCGGCCAGGATGTTCGCCCCGCTGGTGGCGGTACAGACCGTCCTGGTGGGCGGGGCGCTCGCCCTGACCGCGCTCGGCGCCGGGCCGCCGGGCGTCATCGCCCTGCTCGCCCTCGGCATGGGCCTGCAGAACGCCGTCGTGCACCGGCTCGCGATCCCCGATCTGACCACCACCGTCGTCACCAGGGCCCTGACCGGCCTGGCGGCCGATCCGTGGGGGCCGGGTCCGCTGCGCCGCCTCGTGACGGTCGCGGCCCTGCTGCTCGGGGCCCTCACCGGCGGCGTTCTGACACTCCGTCATGGTGCGGTGTGGGCAATGGTCTTGGCCGTCGCCCTACTGGCCTGCGTCACCCTCTCCCCGCGGTGGGACGGCACCGGGCGGTAG
- a CDS encoding NTP pyrophosphohydrolase produces MDEPNVLIVDGANVVGSVPDGWWRDRRGAAERLRDRLALRDEGEEIVLVVEGAARGVASVPGVRVDEAPGSGDDRIVELAAACAERGGCVVVTADRELRMRVRAYGARCVGPRTVRPEMRT; encoded by the coding sequence GTGGACGAGCCGAACGTATTGATCGTGGACGGTGCCAACGTCGTCGGGTCCGTTCCGGACGGCTGGTGGCGGGACCGGCGCGGCGCCGCCGAGCGGCTGCGCGACCGGCTGGCGCTGCGCGACGAGGGCGAGGAGATCGTCCTCGTCGTCGAAGGCGCGGCCCGGGGCGTCGCGTCGGTGCCCGGCGTACGGGTGGACGAGGCGCCGGGCAGCGGCGACGACCGGATCGTGGAGCTCGCGGCGGCCTGCGCGGAGCGCGGCGGGTGCGTGGTGGTCACGGCGGACCGGGAGTTGCGGATGCGCGTACGGGCGTACGGTGCGCGGTGCGTGGGACCGCGCACCGTACGCCCGGAGATGCGTACCTAG
- a CDS encoding tellurite resistance/C4-dicarboxylate transporter family protein, with protein MRVIAGARWWAELSPAAGAAVMAAGIISAGLHLIGRDALSITALGVSAALWLLLAADFTARLLGDRSRFRAEADTPAALTAVAATTVLGARLSLLGWQSVALGLLALAAALWPGLMVAVLRHWGYRMPGAAFLVCVATQGLAVLAAALATATGRDWLGRAALAAFCLGLLLYAEALVRFDFRQVVSGAGDHWVAGGALSITALAGSGLTASPLWTGWTHTGLRTVTLAALGLSLAWYAVLLTAEAVRPRPRYDIRRWSSVFPLGMTATACLSAAAPTGVAWLRPLGTVLLWVAVGAWVLTFVAFLVEHGPRPRK; from the coding sequence GTGCGAGTCATTGCGGGTGCCCGGTGGTGGGCCGAGCTGTCGCCGGCCGCCGGCGCCGCCGTCATGGCGGCCGGGATCATCTCGGCGGGCCTGCACCTGATCGGCCGGGACGCGCTGTCGATCACCGCGCTGGGCGTCTCCGCCGCACTGTGGCTCCTGCTCGCCGCCGACTTCACCGCCCGGCTCCTGGGGGACCGAAGCCGGTTTCGCGCCGAGGCCGACACCCCGGCGGCCCTCACCGCCGTGGCCGCCACGACCGTGCTGGGCGCCCGGCTCTCCCTCCTCGGATGGCAGTCCGTGGCCCTCGGGCTGCTGGCGTTGGCCGCCGCGCTCTGGCCGGGGCTGATGGTCGCCGTACTGCGGCACTGGGGCTACCGGATGCCCGGTGCGGCCTTCCTCGTCTGCGTGGCCACCCAAGGGCTCGCCGTCCTGGCGGCCGCCCTGGCCACCGCCACCGGCCGCGACTGGCTGGGGCGGGCCGCGCTCGCCGCCTTCTGCCTGGGCCTGCTGCTCTACGCCGAGGCCCTGGTGCGCTTCGACTTCCGTCAGGTCGTCTCGGGCGCGGGCGACCACTGGGTGGCCGGCGGGGCGCTCTCCATCACCGCCCTCGCCGGATCCGGGCTCACGGCGTCACCGCTGTGGACGGGGTGGACGCACACGGGGCTGCGTACCGTCACCCTGGCGGCCCTCGGTCTCTCCCTGGCCTGGTACGCCGTGCTCCTCACCGCCGAAGCGGTCCGGCCGCGCCCCCGCTACGACATCCGGCGCTGGTCGAGCGTCTTCCCGCTCGGCATGACGGCCACCGCTTGCCTCTCGGCGGCCGCCCCGACCGGGGTGGCGTGGCTGCGGCCCCTCGGCACGGTACTGCTCTGGGTGGCGGTCGGGGCCTGGGTGCTCACCTTCGTGGCCTTCCTCGTGGAGCACGGGCCCCGTCCGCGAAAGTGA
- a CDS encoding VOC family protein: MAYTFQVTVDSEAPHALADWWAEALGWEVEPSDEEFIREMIAAGRATEEDTTTHRGVLVWKAGQGIRHPEGFERAPRVLFQFIEEPKTVKNRVHLDVRTGEDDPRALVERLLAKGARHLHEGNQGPFTWTTLADPEGNELCVSH; encoded by the coding sequence ATGGCCTACACGTTTCAGGTGACCGTGGACTCCGAGGCACCGCACGCCCTCGCCGACTGGTGGGCCGAGGCCCTCGGATGGGAAGTGGAGCCCAGCGACGAGGAGTTCATCCGCGAGATGATCGCCGCCGGGCGGGCGACCGAGGAGGACACCACCACCCACCGGGGTGTCCTCGTCTGGAAGGCGGGCCAGGGGATCCGCCACCCCGAGGGCTTCGAGCGGGCGCCCCGCGTCCTCTTCCAGTTCATCGAGGAGCCCAAGACCGTCAAGAACCGGGTGCACCTCGACGTCCGCACCGGCGAGGACGACCCGCGGGCCCTGGTCGAGCGGCTCCTCGCCAAGGGCGCCCGGCACCTGCACGAAGGCAACCAAGGCCCCTTCACCTGGACCACCCTCGCCGACCCCGAGGGCAACGAGCTGTGCGTCTCCCACTGA
- a CDS encoding RNA ligase: MSQDRLTLHDLMPAQALTEAIDAGYVARKVHPQLPLSLYSYTRTAQYEQVWNQVTTICRGLVADDVTGEIVALPLPKFFNVGEHESGRPYAPALPDEPFEVYDKVDGSLGVLFHYAGKWRAASKGSFTSTQAVWAQRHLDGRDTSALVPGTTYLAEILYPQNRIVVDYGDRRDLVLLAAYGADGTEVPLAEAAAHWEGIGSVVTVWPAMPLDELLALTGSSTLPGGAAATGTDAEGFVLRFASGVRAKAKIAEYVRLHKVLTGVTERDIWRGHGIQRFAGLPLKQLAQGLNCSAAEIEASGGKPLDELLEQVPDEFDHWVRSVIERLEAEAALRERAIDEAYASLAHLAGDRGAFARATKTIRDSGIRGALFQRLDGRTTELVTWRQVRPEASDPFTHDEEN; the protein is encoded by the coding sequence ATGAGCCAGGACCGCCTGACTCTGCACGACCTGATGCCCGCGCAGGCGCTGACCGAGGCCATCGACGCCGGATACGTGGCCCGCAAGGTCCACCCCCAGCTGCCGCTGTCCCTCTACAGCTACACCCGCACCGCCCAGTACGAGCAGGTCTGGAACCAGGTCACCACGATCTGCCGCGGACTCGTCGCCGACGACGTCACCGGCGAGATCGTCGCGCTGCCGCTGCCCAAGTTCTTCAACGTCGGCGAGCACGAGTCGGGCCGGCCGTACGCGCCGGCCCTGCCCGACGAGCCCTTCGAGGTGTACGACAAGGTCGACGGCAGCCTCGGGGTCCTCTTCCACTACGCGGGCAAGTGGCGGGCCGCGTCCAAGGGTTCCTTCACCAGCACCCAGGCCGTCTGGGCGCAGCGCCACCTCGACGGACGGGACACCTCCGCACTGGTCCCCGGCACCACCTACCTCGCGGAGATCCTGTACCCGCAGAACCGCATCGTCGTGGACTACGGGGACCGCCGCGACCTGGTCCTGCTCGCCGCGTACGGAGCGGACGGCACCGAGGTGCCGCTCGCCGAAGCCGCCGCGCACTGGGAGGGCATCGGCTCCGTGGTCACCGTGTGGCCCGCCATGCCGCTGGACGAGCTGCTCGCCCTGACCGGGTCCAGCACCCTGCCGGGCGGCGCCGCCGCGACCGGCACCGACGCGGAGGGCTTCGTCCTGCGCTTCGCCTCGGGCGTCCGCGCCAAGGCCAAGATCGCCGAGTACGTACGCCTCCACAAGGTGCTCACCGGCGTGACCGAGCGGGACATCTGGCGCGGCCACGGCATCCAGCGGTTCGCCGGCCTGCCCCTCAAGCAGCTCGCCCAGGGCCTCAACTGCTCCGCCGCCGAAATCGAGGCCTCGGGCGGCAAGCCGCTCGACGAACTGCTGGAGCAGGTGCCCGACGAGTTCGACCACTGGGTACGCTCGGTGATCGAACGTCTGGAGGCCGAGGCCGCGCTCCGCGAGCGCGCCATCGACGAGGCGTACGCCTCGCTGGCCCACCTGGCCGGCGACCGGGGCGCGTTCGCGCGCGCCACCAAGACGATCCGCGACAGCGGGATCCGCGGTGCGCTGTTCCAGCGTCTCGACGGCAGGACGACCGAGTTGGTCACCTGGCGGCAGGTGCGGCCCGAGGCGTCCGACCCCTTCACGCACGACGAGGAGAACTGA
- a CDS encoding epimerase, which produces MNVILFGATGMIGRGVLRECLLDESVESVLVIGRSPLAVTHPKLRELVRADPTDLSEPGLDLASYDACFFCLGISSFRMKEEEYRRITYDLTLAAARPLAAANPGLTFAYVSGEGTDSTESGRSMWARVKGKTENDLLKLPFEAYMFRPGIVQPDRGIPSKTPLYRAGYAVTAPLFPVLRRFAPHLVTTTRAIGRAMIAVAEAGPGVAGTQRILRPRDINRVGGAGPHGS; this is translated from the coding sequence GTGAACGTCATCCTCTTCGGTGCCACCGGCATGATCGGCCGGGGCGTGCTGCGCGAGTGCCTGCTCGACGAGTCCGTCGAAAGCGTGCTCGTCATCGGCCGCAGCCCGCTCGCCGTCACCCACCCCAAGCTGCGCGAGCTCGTCCGGGCCGATCCGACCGACCTGTCGGAGCCCGGCCTGGACCTGGCCTCGTACGACGCCTGCTTCTTCTGCCTCGGCATCTCCTCCTTCCGCATGAAGGAGGAGGAGTACCGCCGGATCACCTACGACCTGACGCTCGCCGCCGCCCGCCCCCTCGCCGCCGCCAACCCGGGGCTGACCTTCGCCTACGTCTCCGGCGAGGGCACCGACAGCACCGAGAGCGGCCGCTCCATGTGGGCCCGGGTCAAGGGGAAGACCGAGAACGACCTGCTGAAGCTCCCCTTTGAGGCGTACATGTTCCGGCCGGGGATCGTGCAGCCGGACCGCGGCATTCCCTCCAAGACCCCGCTCTACCGCGCCGGGTACGCCGTCACCGCTCCGCTCTTCCCGGTCCTGCGGCGCTTCGCTCCCCACCTCGTGACCACGACCCGGGCGATCGGCCGCGCCATGATCGCCGTCGCCGAAGCCGGTCCCGGCGTCGCAGGCACCCAGCGGATCCTGCGCCCCCGCGACATCAACCGGGTGGGCGGCGCGGGCCCGCACGGGTCTTAG
- a CDS encoding endo-alpha-N-acetylgalactosaminidase family protein, with the protein MRTPLWPAAAAVAGLVATLVVAVPAAPAAAAGPVTITSPELSVSVDSAFPRVISYTRTATGDVLNGNEDTIGAIVVNGTTYTPTVTSTPSASGVDYALAFSGVTIRSRLSVTGSVVEFKVTAVEDTAALRVRSFAIPHHNLVSVRSNQSGAALSTAKMHTATTGTGDTFTPVTANTPVDAAATTVMYGLANTGKLAAAIDSNSYYDAPSGGTANENGRISKQVTDKGTYRRAGLWSGSWLYRATGAADTDTEPLPYVRVAITADRNADSTVDWQDAAVAYRDIWTAPTGWQQTADRVVQRIPFNFASAATHPFSETLDETKRVNLATDGLGQFVLLKGYASEGHDSAHMDYKNIGSKLGGATDLNTLTTVGHTYNADFGVHINATEEYPVSATFDPAHQTGGLGWDWLDQSYYVDTRKDGQSGGRLKRLQDLKAAAPGLDFLYVDVWYGDGYLSRKLEREIGGLGYQLATEFPASMTGQSLWHHWATDVNYGGTDLKGINSNIARFIANHTKDDWIAANPLLGGAEITAYEGWQGKRDFTSFLTTTFATNLPTKYLQESPIVKWTAGAVTLANGTTVTTSGNTRKITTAGRTVLDGSAYLLPRDGKLYHWNDKAASTTWALPAGWSSPKLYKLTDTGRQLVGDLAVTGGQVTINAAARTAYVVTNGAAPAQADPNWGQGAPVKDPSFFSGNLNAWSVTGTGAAVTRNAQGQNELTMAASTAPAVSQQLTGLTPGTYAASVWVSTPAGRAATLTVTPAGGSAASVYADSSTLTNSLGGSEKNGTKMQRMKVLFDVPAGQSAATLKLSAASGSGTVYLDDVRVVRSARTPLNGHWFTEDFENVDAGWGPFAFGGAGGAATDPRTHIAQRNAPYTQAGWSGKLVDDVISGQNSLKSHEERQGLVYRTLPQTLRLTPGRSYKVTFGYENGFSGDYQFITGSGSTETATALNQARTPTTFTKTFTAGTDAWIGVRKVTGEGSHNEADFILDDLAIDDLGTGGGGELLVPQTQMSIKAVDSQETAGENGAAANVLDGDSATIWHTQWYQATAAMPHEITLDLGASYNVSALHYLPRQTQSNGRIADYQVLTSTDGVTWGTAAASGTYPNTTTQQDVAFTARTARYVKLKATSEVSGNPWAAVAELNIGYLP; encoded by the coding sequence ATGCGAACCCCCCTCTGGCCGGCCGCAGCCGCGGTGGCCGGTCTCGTGGCCACCTTGGTCGTGGCCGTGCCCGCCGCCCCCGCCGCGGCGGCCGGCCCCGTGACGATCACCTCGCCCGAGCTGTCCGTGAGCGTGGACAGCGCCTTCCCCCGCGTCATCAGCTACACCCGCACCGCCACCGGGGACGTGCTGAACGGCAACGAGGACACCATCGGCGCGATCGTCGTCAACGGAACCACCTACACCCCCACCGTCACCTCCACCCCCTCCGCCTCGGGCGTGGACTACGCGCTGGCCTTCTCCGGAGTGACCATCAGGTCCCGGCTCTCGGTGACGGGTTCGGTGGTGGAGTTCAAGGTCACGGCGGTCGAGGACACGGCCGCCCTGCGCGTCCGCAGCTTCGCCATCCCCCACCACAACCTCGTCAGCGTCCGCAGCAACCAGAGCGGCGCCGCGCTCTCCACCGCGAAGATGCACACCGCCACCACCGGCACCGGGGACACCTTCACCCCGGTCACCGCGAACACCCCGGTGGACGCCGCCGCCACGACCGTGATGTACGGCTTGGCCAACACCGGCAAGCTGGCCGCGGCCATCGACTCCAACTCGTACTACGACGCCCCCTCCGGCGGCACCGCCAACGAGAACGGCCGGATCAGCAAGCAGGTCACCGACAAGGGCACCTACCGCCGGGCCGGCCTGTGGAGCGGATCCTGGCTCTACCGGGCCACGGGCGCAGCCGACACCGACACCGAGCCGTTGCCCTACGTCCGCGTCGCGATCACCGCCGACCGCAACGCCGACTCCACCGTGGACTGGCAGGACGCGGCGGTCGCCTACCGCGACATCTGGACCGCGCCCACGGGCTGGCAGCAGACCGCCGACCGGGTCGTGCAGCGCATCCCCTTCAACTTCGCCTCCGCGGCCACCCACCCCTTCTCCGAAACCCTCGACGAGACCAAGCGGGTCAACCTCGCCACCGACGGCCTCGGCCAGTTCGTCCTGCTCAAGGGGTACGCCTCCGAGGGCCACGACTCGGCCCACATGGACTACAAGAACATCGGCTCCAAGCTCGGCGGCGCCACCGACCTGAACACCCTCACCACCGTCGGCCACACCTACAACGCCGACTTCGGCGTCCACATCAACGCCACCGAGGAGTACCCGGTCTCGGCCACCTTCGACCCGGCGCACCAGACCGGCGGGCTCGGCTGGGACTGGCTCGACCAGTCGTACTACGTGGACACCCGCAAGGACGGCCAGTCCGGCGGGCGCCTCAAGCGGCTACAGGACCTCAAGGCGGCCGCCCCCGGCCTGGACTTCCTTTACGTGGACGTCTGGTACGGCGACGGTTACCTCTCGCGCAAGCTCGAACGCGAGATCGGCGGCCTCGGCTACCAGCTCGCCACCGAGTTCCCCGCCTCCATGACCGGACAGTCCCTCTGGCACCACTGGGCCACCGACGTCAACTACGGCGGCACCGACCTCAAGGGCATCAACTCGAACATCGCCCGCTTCATCGCCAACCACACCAAGGACGACTGGATCGCCGCCAACCCGCTGCTCGGCGGCGCGGAGATCACCGCCTACGAGGGCTGGCAGGGCAAGCGGGACTTCACCTCCTTCCTCACCACCACCTTCGCGACGAACCTGCCGACCAAGTACCTCCAGGAATCCCCGATCGTGAAGTGGACCGCGGGCGCGGTCACCCTCGCCAACGGCACCACCGTCACCACCTCCGGGAACACCCGCAAGATCACCACCGCCGGCCGGACCGTCCTCGACGGCTCCGCCTACCTGCTCCCGCGCGACGGCAAGCTCTACCACTGGAACGACAAGGCCGCCTCCACCACCTGGGCCCTGCCGGCGGGCTGGTCCTCGCCCAAGCTGTACAAACTGACCGACACCGGACGCCAGTTGGTCGGGGACCTGGCCGTCACCGGCGGGCAGGTCACCATCAACGCCGCCGCCAGGACCGCCTACGTCGTCACCAACGGCGCCGCCCCCGCCCAGGCCGACCCGAACTGGGGCCAGGGCGCCCCCGTCAAGGACCCCTCCTTCTTCTCCGGCAACCTGAACGCCTGGTCCGTCACCGGGACCGGCGCCGCCGTCACCCGCAACGCCCAGGGGCAGAACGAGCTCACGATGGCCGCGAGCACCGCGCCCGCCGTCTCCCAGCAGCTCACCGGGCTCACCCCCGGCACCTACGCCGCCTCCGTCTGGGTCTCGACCCCGGCCGGACGCGCCGCCACCCTCACCGTGACCCCCGCCGGAGGCTCGGCCGCCTCCGTCTACGCCGACTCCTCGACGCTGACCAACAGCCTCGGCGGCAGCGAGAAGAACGGCACCAAGATGCAGCGCATGAAGGTGCTCTTCGACGTCCCCGCGGGGCAGTCGGCGGCCACCCTCAAGCTGTCCGCGGCTTCCGGCTCCGGCACCGTTTACCTGGACGACGTACGGGTCGTCCGCTCGGCCCGCACCCCGCTGAACGGCCACTGGTTCACGGAGGACTTCGAGAACGTCGACGCGGGCTGGGGCCCCTTCGCCTTCGGCGGAGCCGGCGGCGCGGCCACCGACCCGCGCACCCACATCGCCCAGCGCAACGCCCCGTACACCCAGGCCGGCTGGAGCGGGAAGCTGGTCGACGACGTGATCAGCGGGCAGAACTCGCTCAAATCGCACGAGGAGCGGCAGGGCCTGGTCTACCGCACCCTCCCGCAGACCCTGCGGCTGACGCCCGGCCGCTCGTACAAGGTCACCTTCGGCTACGAGAACGGCTTCAGCGGGGACTACCAGTTCATCACCGGCTCCGGCAGCACCGAGACGGCCACCGCGCTGAACCAGGCCCGTACGCCCACCACCTTCACCAAGACCTTCACCGCGGGCACCGACGCCTGGATCGGCGTGCGGAAGGTGACCGGCGAAGGCTCCCACAACGAGGCCGACTTCATCCTCGACGACCTCGCCATCGACGACCTGGGCACCGGGGGCGGTGGTGAACTCCTGGTCCCGCAGACGCAGATGAGCATCAAGGCCGTCGACAGCCAGGAGACCGCCGGCGAGAACGGCGCCGCGGCCAACGTGCTCGACGGGGACAGCGCCACCATCTGGCACACCCAGTGGTACCAGGCCACCGCGGCGATGCCGCACGAGATCACCCTCGACCTCGGCGCCTCCTACAACGTCTCCGCCCTGCACTACCTGCCCCGCCAGACGCAGAGCAACGGACGCATCGCCGACTACCAGGTCCTCACGTCCACGGACGGGGTCACCTGGGGGACCGCGGCCGCCTCCGGGACCTATCCCAACACCACCACGCAGCAGGACGTCGCCTTCACGGCGCGGACCGCGCGCTACGTCAAGCTCAAGGCCACGAGCGAGGTTTCGGGCAATCCGTGGGCGGCGGTCGCGGAGCTCAACATCGGCTACCTGCCGTGA
- a CDS encoding YbjQ family protein: MGIEDYGGGPGAQQTGVMVVTTNDVPGYRVEQVIGEVFGLTVRSRHLGSQIGAGLKSMIGGELKGLTKTLVETRNQAMDRLIEQAKARGANAVLMMRFDVTDAADLGTEVCAYGTAVILVPAGT; the protein is encoded by the coding sequence ATGGGTATCGAGGATTACGGCGGCGGCCCCGGCGCGCAGCAGACCGGTGTCATGGTGGTGACGACGAACGACGTCCCCGGCTACCGGGTCGAGCAGGTCATCGGGGAGGTCTTCGGCCTCACCGTGCGCTCCCGCCACCTGGGCAGCCAGATCGGCGCGGGCCTGAAATCGATGATCGGCGGCGAGCTGAAGGGCCTCACCAAGACCCTGGTGGAGACCCGCAACCAGGCCATGGACCGCCTCATCGAACAGGCGAAGGCGCGCGGTGCGAACGCCGTGCTGATGATGCGCTTCGACGTGACCGACGCGGCCGACCTCGGCACCGAGGTGTGCGCGTACGGGACGGCGGTCATCCTGGTGCCGGCCGGCACGTAG
- a CDS encoding phosphatase domain-containing protein, whose translation MSEVPETETPAPPAESPVAPALPVVHVMTGLPASGKTTAARVLQAESGGRMRRVNLDDLRAMLDVPDPERGRSYKHEQTVLDIQDAAVGAAVEGGFDVVVDNTHLTSHIPKRLKAAVAGRATFVVHDFTDVPVEECLRRDAARERQVGEEIIRILADKHAKAKKGGWRLTADWLNDQPDVSPYVADPALPTAVMCDIDGTLAMTGDRNPYDFSRCGLDTLNAPVRDALDSFRRADGDTIVLLSGRGEEHREPTEAWLREHEVPYDELWMRAAGDTRRDDIVKAELFNAHVRDRYAVRVSLDDRDRVVAIWRRMGLATWQVNYGDF comes from the coding sequence GTGTCCGAAGTACCCGAAACCGAGACCCCCGCGCCCCCGGCCGAGTCCCCGGTGGCTCCCGCGCTGCCGGTGGTCCACGTCATGACGGGTCTGCCGGCCTCCGGGAAGACCACCGCCGCGCGCGTCCTCCAGGCGGAGTCCGGCGGCCGGATGCGCCGCGTCAACCTCGACGACCTGCGGGCCATGCTCGACGTGCCGGACCCCGAGCGCGGGCGTTCGTACAAGCACGAGCAGACCGTGCTGGACATCCAGGACGCGGCCGTCGGCGCGGCCGTCGAGGGCGGCTTCGACGTGGTCGTGGACAACACCCACCTGACCTCGCACATCCCCAAGCGGCTCAAGGCGGCCGTCGCGGGACGGGCCACCTTCGTGGTGCACGACTTCACCGACGTGCCCGTGGAGGAGTGCCTGCGGCGCGACGCCGCGCGCGAGCGCCAGGTCGGCGAGGAGATCATCCGGATACTCGCGGACAAGCACGCGAAGGCCAAGAAGGGCGGCTGGCGGCTCACCGCGGACTGGCTCAACGACCAGCCGGACGTGTCCCCGTACGTCGCCGACCCGGCGCTGCCCACGGCGGTGATGTGCGACATCGACGGCACGCTCGCGATGACCGGCGACCGCAACCCGTACGACTTCTCGCGCTGCGGCCTGGACACGCTGAACGCGCCGGTGCGCGACGCGCTGGACTCCTTCCGGCGGGCCGACGGCGACACCATCGTGCTGCTGTCCGGGCGGGGCGAGGAGCACCGGGAGCCGACCGAGGCCTGGCTGCGCGAGCACGAGGTCCCGTACGACGAGCTGTGGATGCGGGCGGCGGGCGACACGCGCCGCGACGACATCGTCAAGGCGGAGCTGTTCAACGCGCACGTGCGCGACCGGTACGCGGTCCGGGTCTCCCTGGACGACCGCGACCGGGTGGTTGCCATCTGGCGCCGCATGGGGCTGGCCACCTGGCAGGTCAACTACGGCGACTTCTAG